One genomic region from Armatimonadota bacterium encodes:
- the tsaD gene encoding tRNA (adenosine(37)-N6)-threonylcarbamoyltransferase complex transferase subunit TsaD, with the protein MIILGIETSCDETAASVVRDGREILSDIIASQVDLHSKFGGVVPEIASRKHLELLNPVIKEALDNAHVCFSDLNAVAVTNRPGLLGALLIGVSAAKAVSAAVEIPLMGIHHLEGHIYANFLVNPELEFPFVCLVVSGGHSDLVLVKGHGDYKMLGRTRDDAAGEAFDKSARVLGLGYPGGPIIDRLAKEGNPEAIHFPRAKLEGTLDFSFSGLKTAVIRFFREHGSDFRIEDIAASFQAAVVDMLVENTMKAAELTGVRNIALAGGVAANSGLQRRMLDEAAKRGIGLTYPPPRLCTDNAAMIACAGYYHLLRGEIDGLDLDTIASEPLVKDEY; encoded by the coding sequence ATGATAATACTTGGTATTGAGACTAGCTGTGACGAAACAGCAGCATCTGTTGTTCGTGATGGACGGGAGATACTCTCCGACATAATAGCTTCTCAGGTCGACTTACATTCAAAGTTTGGTGGAGTAGTGCCAGAGATTGCCTCTCGCAAGCACCTCGAGCTATTAAATCCTGTAATAAAAGAAGCGCTTGATAATGCGCATGTCTGCTTCTCGGATTTAAACGCAGTCGCTGTAACAAACCGCCCAGGACTTCTTGGGGCGCTTCTAATTGGCGTATCTGCCGCAAAAGCTGTTTCTGCCGCTGTGGAAATTCCATTGATGGGCATTCACCATCTCGAAGGACATATTTATGCAAATTTCCTGGTCAATCCCGAGTTAGAGTTTCCGTTCGTGTGCCTTGTAGTCTCTGGCGGACATTCCGATTTAGTGCTGGTGAAGGGGCATGGAGACTACAAAATGCTAGGGCGAACACGGGATGACGCCGCTGGGGAAGCATTCGATAAGTCTGCTCGGGTTCTAGGTTTGGGGTATCCAGGCGGTCCAATTATTGATAGATTGGCAAAAGAAGGCAATCCTGAGGCTATCCACTTCCCGCGTGCCAAGCTTGAGGGGACGCTCGATTTCAGCTTTAGTGGCTTGAAAACCGCGGTAATTCGGTTCTTTAGGGAACATGGCTCGGATTTTCGGATAGAAGATATAGCCGCTAGCTTTCAAGCGGCAGTAGTGGACATGCTTGTTGAGAACACAATGAAAGCCGCTGAACTCACTGGCGTCCGCAATATAGCGCTCGCAGGCGGAGTGGCAGCGAACTCTGGTCTTCAGAGGAGAATGCTCGACGAGGCAGCAAAACGGGGAATTGGGCTAACGTATCCTCCTCCTAGATTGTGCACTGACAACGCCGCTATGATTGCATGTGCAGGTTATTACCATCTGCTGAGAGGCGAAATTGATGGTTTAGATTTGGATACCATCGCCAGCGAGCCGCTTGTTAAGGATGAGTATTAG
- a CDS encoding Em GEA1 (EM1), with the protein MRKREGNPMTVREAGRKGGLRTSQTHGHEFYQSIGHKGGIKGGPKVKQLIEAGKKALGEL; encoded by the coding sequence ATGCGCAAGCGCGAGGGAAATCCAATGACTGTCAGAGAGGCTGGTCGAAAGGGCGGCCTGCGGACCTCGCAAACTCATGGTCATGAATTCTATCAGAGCATCGGCCATAAGGGAGGCATTAAAGGCGGTCCAAAGGTCAAGCAGCTAATCGAGGCTGGAAAGAAAGCCCTTGGGGAATTATAG
- a CDS encoding alkaline phosphatase produces MIKRTVIFVLLTILLATTLIPACSAQKPKNIILMIGDGMGIAQIALTRMTLEREHTTLKMDSMAYTALVKTHSANSTVTDSAAAGTALATGFKTNNGMVGVLPNGKVVQNIREAAAKLGKATGLVTTTTITHATPACFGAHIAKRGEEADIAPQLIENRIDVLLGGGRQVFIPGSADGSKRKDERNLIAEAKSAGYAIAENRKDLFAINAGKLLGLFQMGALTTELPEPSLAEMTAKAIEILSKDKDGFFLMVEGGQIDWKCHANDTQGMIKQLLDFDAAVGKALGFARKYKDTLVVVTADHETGGLSILGSEEGSLDFTANWATKSHTGVNVLLLADGPGAESFRGLLDNTDVPKILAKQWGIKGFAITR; encoded by the coding sequence ATGATTAAACGAACAGTAATATTCGTTTTGCTCACCATCTTACTAGCAACAACTCTCATTCCTGCTTGTTCGGCTCAAAAGCCGAAGAATATCATTCTCATGATTGGCGATGGAATGGGAATTGCCCAGATAGCTTTAACTAGAATGACATTGGAACGCGAACATACAACACTGAAAATGGATTCTATGGCATACACAGCCCTAGTTAAAACCCACTCGGCGAACTCCACCGTAACCGACTCTGCTGCCGCAGGCACCGCATTGGCAACTGGCTTTAAAACAAACAACGGGATGGTTGGAGTTCTTCCAAACGGCAAAGTGGTGCAAAATATACGTGAGGCAGCAGCAAAACTAGGCAAAGCCACGGGATTGGTAACGACCACAACTATCACTCATGCAACCCCAGCATGCTTTGGCGCTCATATAGCCAAAAGAGGCGAGGAAGCTGACATTGCGCCCCAACTAATTGAGAACCGCATCGATGTTCTCCTTGGTGGCGGGCGCCAGGTTTTCATCCCAGGGTCCGCCGACGGAAGCAAACGCAAGGACGAACGCAACCTCATCGCAGAAGCAAAATCCGCAGGGTACGCCATTGCTGAGAATAGAAAAGATTTGTTTGCTATAAATGCGGGAAAGCTACTTGGCTTGTTCCAAATGGGGGCTCTAACTACGGAACTACCAGAGCCAAGCCTTGCTGAGATGACTGCTAAAGCAATTGAAATCCTCTCGAAAGATAAGGATGGCTTTTTCCTCATGGTCGAGGGTGGCCAAATTGATTGGAAATGCCATGCGAACGATACTCAGGGCATGATAAAACAACTGCTCGACTTCGACGCCGCGGTAGGAAAAGCGCTAGGGTTCGCCCGCAAATACAAAGACACCTTGGTAGTAGTCACCGCCGACCATGAAACCGGCGGTCTTTCAATCCTCGGCTCAGAAGAAGGCAGTTTGGATTTTACCGCCAATTGGGCGACAAAAAGCCATACGGGTGTAAACGTTTTGCTTCTTGCCGACGGACCTGGTGCTGAGTCCTTCCGTGGTTTATTAGATAATACTGACGTTCCAAAGATTCTTGCAAAGCAATGGGGAATTAAAGGATTCGCAATAACTCGGTAG
- a CDS encoding Em GEA1 (EM1): MTPQKKGEMTVSEAGKKGGEKGGEVTARKYGHSFYEEIGRKGGQKVKRLIEEGKKSLM; encoded by the coding sequence GTGACTCCTCAAAAGAAAGGTGAGATGACTGTCAGTGAGGCTGGGAAGAAGGGTGGAGAAAAAGGTGGTGAAGTGACTGCCAGGAAGTATGGCCACAGCTTCTATGAGGAAATCGGTCGTAAGGGCGGTCAAAAGGTAAAAAGGCTAATCGAGGAAGGCAAGAAATCACTGATGTGA
- a CDS encoding potassium channel protein, with the protein MDPIRQLKFAVLVVFALIALGTFGYSYIENMPLLDALYMTVITITTVGYREVHPLSQDGKIFTIVLILAGVSTLFTVVFWTIGNAIEFAATERMQHLFWRRRMQKSINSVKNHYIVCGYGRMGQAIASEFRRRNIPFVVVENNPEQLPKLVAERALFVEGDATDEKVLLAAGVERARGLISVAPTDADNTFIVLTAKGLNPNLYTVARSIKVEDEPKLRRAGADRVMSPYILGGKRMAWAALRPTVVDFLENALYSEEYELEISEVTVSADSEFVGKTLRESGIREKSGANVIALKTKEGALTPSPSPDVEIREGDILVVLGTPKQLEALQKLAKA; encoded by the coding sequence ATGGACCCAATTAGACAGCTTAAGTTCGCTGTTTTGGTTGTGTTTGCCCTCATCGCTCTAGGTACGTTTGGCTACTCGTATATAGAGAACATGCCACTATTGGATGCTCTTTACATGACTGTGATAACCATTACAACCGTTGGTTATCGTGAAGTGCATCCCCTTTCGCAAGATGGGAAAATTTTTACCATTGTCTTAATTCTTGCAGGCGTTTCGACTCTTTTTACAGTGGTATTTTGGACAATAGGCAATGCAATAGAGTTTGCTGCAACTGAAAGAATGCAACATCTTTTCTGGAGGAGAAGGATGCAAAAATCGATTAACTCCGTAAAGAATCACTATATAGTGTGCGGATATGGGAGAATGGGTCAAGCCATTGCGTCTGAGTTTCGACGGCGAAATATACCATTTGTGGTTGTTGAAAATAACCCAGAGCAGCTGCCCAAGCTCGTTGCTGAGAGAGCGCTTTTCGTAGAAGGCGACGCCACCGATGAAAAGGTGCTTCTCGCAGCCGGAGTTGAGCGGGCTAGAGGACTCATCTCAGTCGCTCCTACCGATGCCGACAATACCTTCATAGTCTTGACGGCAAAGGGATTGAATCCTAACCTATATACTGTTGCTAGGTCTATTAAGGTTGAAGATGAGCCGAAGCTTCGAAGGGCTGGCGCGGATAGGGTGATGTCGCCCTATATTTTAGGAGGAAAGAGAATGGCTTGGGCCGCTCTTCGCCCAACGGTAGTGGATTTTCTGGAAAATGCTTTATATAGCGAGGAATACGAGCTTGAGATAAGCGAAGTTACTGTTTCGGCTGATTCCGAGTTTGTTGGCAAGACTTTGCGCGAATCAGGCATCCGCGAGAAATCCGGTGCAAACGTAATAGCACTGAAAACTAAAGAAGGTGCTTTAACCCCAAGTCCGTCGCCGGATGTCGAAATCAGAGAGGGCGATATCCTTGTAGTCCTTGGTACTCCAAAGCAGCTTGAGGCTTTGCAAAAACTTGCTAAAGCATGA
- the nfi gene encoding deoxyribonuclease V (cleaves DNA at apurinic or apyrimidinic sites), which translates to MRFFELHKWEVSVGEAVEIQHSLKSRVSLEDGFLDLNLIAGVDMSISKASQQGHAAVVVLSFPDLNLVEVRQATRKLQFPYVPGFLSFRESPVILQAFLAIEHVPDVVIVDGQGIAHPRGFGIASHLGVLLDIPTIGCAKSYLYGVYEEPGLERGSSTPLFDLDGRQIGNVVRTRTGVKPVFVSPGHKISFDSAVKIVLDCAPQYRLPEPIRVAHRFAAEKAGVSTLAV; encoded by the coding sequence ATTAGGTTCTTTGAACTTCACAAATGGGAGGTTTCGGTTGGGGAAGCAGTTGAAATTCAGCACTCCCTCAAAAGCAGAGTGTCGTTGGAGGATGGGTTTCTTGACCTAAATTTAATTGCCGGTGTGGATATGAGTATTTCAAAGGCAAGCCAGCAGGGCCATGCTGCTGTGGTTGTCCTTTCTTTTCCAGATTTAAACTTAGTTGAAGTTCGTCAGGCTACCCGCAAACTGCAGTTTCCTTATGTTCCTGGTTTTCTCTCTTTTCGAGAAAGTCCGGTAATTCTTCAGGCGTTTTTGGCAATTGAGCACGTTCCTGATGTGGTTATAGTGGATGGTCAAGGAATCGCTCACCCACGAGGGTTCGGAATAGCTTCTCATCTTGGTGTTTTGCTTGACATACCAACCATTGGTTGCGCGAAGTCTTACCTTTATGGGGTATATGAGGAACCAGGACTTGAGCGAGGTTCCAGCACGCCCTTGTTTGATTTGGATGGCAGACAGATTGGGAATGTTGTTCGCACGCGCACCGGCGTAAAGCCAGTCTTCGTTTCACCAGGACATAAGATTAGTTTTGATTCCGCAGTAAAGATTGTTTTGGATTGTGCGCCTCAATATAGGCTTCCAGAACCTATTCGGGTGGCCCACAGGTTTGCAGCTGAAAAAGCAGGAGTTAGTACGCTCGCTGTGTAA
- a CDS encoding NAD-dependent epimerase/dehydratase family protein: MNCLVTGCAGFIGSTLSEKLLSLGCNVVGIDNFSDYYSKDIKLLNLSIVLSHPRFRFVEGDLLALDLKPLLSEVDWVFHEAAQPGVRMSWGANFGVYVRNNILATQRLLESAVGTNIRRLVYASSSSVYGNSPELPLRESAKPQPVSPYGVTKLAAENLCHLYFVNYGLPVVSLRYFTVYGPRQRPDMAFHRFIRAAIKGEELIIYGNGKQTRDFTYVSDVCDANLLAAQAKEVEGEVFNIGGGSHVDLNKVVEAIGELVGHSLNVRRVEDQLGDMRHTLSDISAARKRLGYSPKVSLHDGLASQVSWMLSL, encoded by the coding sequence ATGAATTGCCTCGTAACGGGTTGTGCAGGATTTATAGGCTCAACGCTTTCAGAGAAGCTTCTCTCACTCGGATGCAACGTTGTCGGAATAGATAATTTCAGCGATTATTATTCAAAAGACATCAAGCTTTTAAACCTCAGCATTGTTCTCAGCCACCCAAGGTTTCGATTCGTTGAGGGCGACTTGCTTGCCCTTGATTTAAAGCCCCTTTTATCGGAGGTTGATTGGGTCTTCCACGAAGCTGCCCAGCCGGGTGTGCGCATGAGTTGGGGTGCAAACTTTGGCGTATATGTGCGCAACAACATCCTTGCCACGCAAAGGTTGCTGGAATCAGCGGTAGGTACGAATATTCGGCGCTTGGTTTATGCTTCCTCATCTTCGGTATACGGCAACTCGCCCGAACTTCCACTCAGGGAGTCGGCTAAGCCACAGCCCGTATCGCCCTATGGGGTCACAAAACTTGCTGCGGAGAACCTTTGCCACCTTTATTTTGTAAATTACGGTCTTCCCGTGGTCTCCCTCCGCTATTTCACTGTATATGGACCCCGCCAGCGTCCTGATATGGCTTTCCACCGCTTCATCAGGGCAGCAATCAAGGGCGAAGAGTTGATTATCTACGGCAACGGCAAGCAGACTCGCGATTTTACTTATGTAAGCGATGTATGCGATGCCAACCTTTTGGCTGCACAGGCGAAGGAGGTTGAGGGCGAGGTTTTCAACATTGGCGGCGGGTCGCATGTCGACCTAAATAAAGTCGTTGAAGCTATCGGCGAACTTGTTGGGCACAGCTTGAATGTTCGGCGTGTTGAAGACCAATTGGGGGATATGCGGCATACGCTGTCGGATATCTCTGCGGCAAGGAAAAGGTTAGGTTATAGCCCTAAAGTTTCGCTTCATGATGGCCTTGCAAGTCAGGTTAGCTGGATGCTCTCTTTATAA
- a CDS encoding tetratricopeptide repeat protein: MRCFACTIDFDYDTRICAICGRPLETDSDRYFKAGMAALDAGNLEESIVLFSDCLNLNPSHLTARFNLGIAYSLNNQCDTAMEELLAVAAQDPNYPGLFTALGQAAFGSYLHHRELAQEREQQMLQLLEEAISRDDADVDALFSLGNAYIAIDNPLQALPYLKRAAMIDPNAPAIYFTLAKTFQMLGRSQEALIMAEKSLAISSPEDGFRDLIEGLFSDLQDELHAKPEI, translated from the coding sequence ATGCGCTGCTTTGCTTGTACAATAGACTTTGACTATGATACGAGGATTTGTGCAATTTGTGGACGGCCACTGGAAACTGATTCGGACCGCTACTTCAAGGCGGGAATGGCGGCCTTGGATGCTGGCAATCTTGAGGAGTCCATCGTGCTGTTCAGTGATTGTCTAAATTTGAATCCAAGTCACCTGACAGCTCGCTTCAACCTTGGGATTGCATATTCCCTCAATAATCAATGTGATACTGCGATGGAGGAACTTTTAGCCGTTGCTGCACAAGACCCAAACTATCCTGGCCTTTTTACTGCACTAGGACAGGCTGCATTTGGAAGCTATCTCCACCACAGGGAGCTGGCTCAGGAAAGAGAACAGCAAATGCTCCAGCTTCTGGAAGAAGCCATTTCACGTGATGATGCTGATGTAGATGCGCTTTTCTCACTTGGCAATGCTTACATTGCCATTGATAACCCATTGCAAGCTCTTCCATACCTAAAGCGTGCAGCAATGATTGATCCAAATGCACCTGCGATATATTTTACACTGGCTAAGACATTCCAAATGCTTGGAAGAAGCCAAGAAGCCTTGATAATGGCGGAAAAATCACTGGCGATATCATCACCAGAGGATGGTTTCAGGGACCTAATTGAAGGATTGTTTAGCGACCTTCAAGATGAATTGCATGCTAAGCCAGAGATATAA
- the rimI gene encoding ribosomal protein S18-alanine N-acetyltransferase, whose translation MIAKKSADRQVQITIEQMKPEDIEAVAELDTKCFPTPWSVSAYSTEVHNPNAYYIVARHNGKIVGYAGMWLVMEEAHITTIGVDPDFRGMKIGERMLVNLLDEAIHRGARRATLEVREHNLIAQNLYRRYGFYVAAIRRGYYTDNNENALVMWIDDLWDENFLRNLRINREKLREAE comes from the coding sequence ATGATTGCTAAGAAATCCGCTGATAGGCAAGTTCAAATTACAATTGAACAGATGAAGCCCGAAGACATAGAGGCAGTTGCAGAGCTAGATACTAAGTGCTTTCCTACGCCTTGGTCAGTCAGCGCCTATTCAACCGAAGTTCACAACCCTAATGCGTACTACATTGTAGCTAGACACAACGGTAAGATAGTGGGATATGCAGGAATGTGGTTGGTGATGGAAGAGGCTCACATAACTACTATAGGTGTGGATCCTGATTTTAGAGGTATGAAGATAGGCGAGCGCATGCTGGTAAATTTGCTCGATGAGGCGATACACCGTGGCGCTAGGCGGGCCACATTGGAAGTTCGTGAGCACAATCTAATAGCCCAGAATCTTTATCGCAGGTACGGTTTCTACGTTGCAGCGATTCGCCGAGGTTACTACACGGACAATAATGAGAACGCGCTGGTTATGTGGATTGATGATTTGTGGGATGAGAATTTTCTTCGCAATCTGCGAATCAACAGGGAGAAATTAAGAGAAGCCGAATGA
- a CDS encoding DUF5679 domain-containing protein, with product MEAYCVKCKAKKEMKNPVATTMKNKKPATKGTCPTCGTTMYRIGK from the coding sequence ATGGAGGCATACTGCGTCAAGTGCAAAGCAAAGAAGGAAATGAAGAACCCAGTTGCAACGACTATGAAGAATAAGAAGCCGGCGACCAAGGGTACTTGCCCTACCTGCGGCACGACGATGTACAGGATTGGAAAGTAA
- a CDS encoding PEP-CTERM sorting domain-containing protein codes for MKKVLILSVAVLMVFAISVTAQAAENNWRFKITADFGTDEYMSTTQLGMYPASVDGYDAQDGSAQFLPDPFGKTYAAWLTTIIPGRTEAMMKDIKAPFATNDLSLTKTWDVRVYGLRDAPAQFTTIRLRFYPLGLAVAPPSVFNGKQYGIDWIYYIKMINNRGVAGAPADGTEWQIPVPTTPSATNVEFFTLTLPIIRLTASTPANAESEGYVMEYGIKPLTPIPEPSSLLALATGLSGLAGFVIRRRMS; via the coding sequence ATGAAGAAGGTTCTGATTCTCTCTGTGGCTGTCCTGATGGTGTTCGCTATATCCGTAACCGCACAGGCAGCCGAAAACAACTGGCGGTTTAAAATCACCGCCGACTTTGGCACCGATGAATACATGAGCACCACTCAATTGGGTATGTACCCGGCGTCTGTAGACGGCTATGACGCTCAGGATGGCTCAGCTCAGTTCCTCCCTGACCCGTTTGGCAAAACGTACGCGGCTTGGCTTACCACCATAATCCCAGGCAGAACTGAGGCAATGATGAAGGATATCAAGGCTCCGTTTGCTACCAATGATTTGTCACTTACCAAGACTTGGGATGTTCGGGTGTATGGATTGAGAGATGCTCCTGCTCAGTTCACTACTATTAGATTGCGCTTCTATCCATTGGGTTTGGCTGTCGCGCCACCTAGCGTGTTCAACGGAAAGCAGTATGGTATAGACTGGATTTACTACATCAAGATGATAAATAACCGCGGTGTAGCGGGCGCGCCAGCAGATGGCACAGAGTGGCAAATTCCAGTTCCAACCACTCCGTCAGCAACAAATGTTGAGTTCTTCACGCTTACTCTACCTATAATAAGACTAACCGCAAGCACCCCGGCAAATGCGGAATCAGAGGGCTATGTAATGGAGTATGGAATTAAGCCCTTGACTCCAATACCTGAGCCTAGCAGCCTACTGGCTTTGGCTACTGGCTTGAGCGGACTTGCTGGATTTGTGATTCGGAGAAGAATGTCATAA
- a CDS encoding DUF4981 domain-containing protein, whose amino-acid sequence MFYYSLFAGIVLASLMSLYFSESSFAAVIPSEPKYVQSLNGIWRFKLEQGAVKNKGQKRKLSAKDPITTPATFEPFYELTYKEDKAWHDLAVPSNWEMTGFSPATYDQPDNASGFYRKWFEVPASWKGRLVFVNFDGVQNGAEIWLNGHPVNVSEPSWDRPNYHESGWTAWQADLTPHIRFDERNLLALRVTKNTKSADLDSGDYFFLGGIHRPVTLFSVPQTYIKDITVQTRLLDGGKAEVKVLIAIGGEQSDNAIVCMHLGELKEKIESRVAGGKAELVQIVSNPKLWSAEHPNLYNLTIEIRDTNGKSIEKVVRRIGIREISIKDGVFLVNGVPVKLVGICRHDVYPSKGTAIDEEVWRKDLTLMKAANFNAIRTSHYPYGSKFYDLCDEMGFYVVDELPYCWCPTDDPEMTPAWLQRARETIARDKNHPCVVIWAIGNENKEGRNQKITADLVKQLDPTRPRLNSCRPADENNVEFDDHHYTRPEVIASHAANKERRAKWPLIYTENPNVWDVRNGADYGCLDLWGTVHKRTWDVIWNSEVIAGNFLWEWQDRAVSDKYPLKYYEYDPITGVHYVKTKGVVDGWRNIRPEYYHIKMVQTPVLLDSQADLETKPGVAVLNVTNRYSFTDLSELKTTYHLLRKGKEIASGAIKPNLAPMASGKIEIPLQKGADTLRVEFNHPGGWNIISYQFNIAKQEQPHLPTVNVKPPNELTFPRLNLIRNITGNNPYRWKVCKRYRGKLVNIISSPAVPDIYSTPLSKIKSVDADIVLEHIPKTVVGHLHAEYENGLFSYRIEWKWQKADIQELGWTFEMPHEYNRFSWKRQALWSVYPETHIGRPSGTALPDSANMHLTNINRPDAFDFNSTKYNCDWASLTNSQGHGLKVEFAPDQRHHCKGGFGENGKYQLIVNKQCSPPRDISSNVVPDFYLELSKGNVIEGNFWVGATKTTNK is encoded by the coding sequence TTGTTTTACTATTCGCTTTTCGCTGGAATTGTCCTTGCGTCCCTGATGTCGCTTTACTTCTCTGAAAGCTCATTTGCTGCAGTAATCCCATCTGAGCCCAAATACGTACAATCGCTCAATGGTATATGGCGCTTCAAGCTCGAACAAGGTGCGGTTAAAAACAAAGGACAAAAGCGGAAACTCAGCGCAAAGGACCCAATCACAACGCCAGCGACGTTCGAACCATTTTACGAACTTACCTATAAGGAAGACAAAGCTTGGCATGACCTCGCTGTGCCCAGCAACTGGGAAATGACTGGCTTCTCACCCGCAACTTATGACCAACCAGACAATGCATCTGGATTCTACCGCAAGTGGTTTGAGGTACCAGCTTCCTGGAAAGGTCGGTTGGTATTTGTGAATTTTGACGGCGTGCAGAATGGTGCCGAAATATGGCTAAATGGCCACCCTGTTAACGTTAGCGAACCTAGTTGGGACCGTCCAAACTATCACGAAAGCGGCTGGACCGCCTGGCAGGCTGATCTTACTCCTCACATTAGGTTTGACGAACGCAATCTTTTAGCCCTACGAGTGACCAAGAACACAAAATCGGCAGATCTTGACTCAGGTGATTATTTCTTTCTGGGCGGCATCCATCGGCCTGTAACTTTATTCTCTGTTCCGCAGACATACATTAAAGATATTACAGTACAAACGAGACTCCTTGACGGAGGAAAAGCGGAAGTTAAAGTTCTAATCGCCATTGGTGGAGAGCAATCCGACAATGCAATTGTCTGCATGCATCTCGGCGAACTCAAGGAGAAAATAGAATCGCGAGTTGCAGGAGGAAAAGCAGAACTTGTGCAAATCGTTTCAAACCCGAAACTTTGGTCAGCCGAACATCCAAATCTCTACAACTTAACAATAGAGATTAGGGACACAAACGGAAAATCAATTGAAAAGGTCGTCCGCCGCATTGGCATTAGGGAAATATCAATAAAGGATGGAGTTTTCTTGGTCAACGGGGTCCCTGTAAAACTTGTAGGAATATGCAGACATGATGTCTATCCATCGAAGGGTACTGCAATTGATGAAGAAGTCTGGCGCAAAGATTTAACCCTAATGAAAGCCGCAAATTTTAATGCTATTCGTACTTCACATTATCCATATGGTTCTAAGTTTTACGATCTTTGCGATGAAATGGGTTTCTACGTGGTCGATGAGCTCCCATACTGCTGGTGCCCAACTGATGACCCTGAAATGACTCCCGCATGGCTTCAGAGGGCTAGAGAAACCATTGCTCGCGATAAAAACCATCCGTGCGTGGTAATCTGGGCAATCGGAAATGAAAACAAGGAGGGACGGAACCAGAAGATTACTGCGGACCTAGTAAAGCAGCTAGACCCTACACGGCCGAGGCTAAACTCCTGCCGCCCTGCAGACGAGAATAATGTGGAGTTCGACGACCACCACTACACACGGCCAGAAGTAATAGCTTCACATGCGGCCAATAAAGAGCGGAGGGCGAAATGGCCCCTCATCTATACGGAAAACCCAAATGTCTGGGATGTGCGAAATGGCGCAGATTATGGTTGCCTTGACCTCTGGGGCACTGTCCACAAACGCACATGGGACGTAATATGGAACTCCGAGGTTATTGCCGGAAATTTCCTTTGGGAATGGCAAGACAGAGCTGTATCCGACAAATATCCTCTCAAATACTATGAATACGACCCAATAACCGGCGTACATTATGTTAAGACAAAAGGGGTAGTGGATGGCTGGCGTAATATTCGACCCGAGTATTACCATATTAAAATGGTTCAAACGCCGGTGCTTCTCGATTCCCAAGCCGACCTTGAAACAAAGCCTGGGGTTGCCGTCCTAAACGTAACTAACCGATACTCATTTACTGACCTCTCAGAGCTCAAGACGACATACCATCTCCTTAGAAAAGGCAAAGAGATTGCATCCGGCGCTATCAAGCCCAATCTCGCCCCTATGGCGTCGGGCAAAATCGAAATCCCTCTGCAAAAAGGTGCTGATACGTTGCGTGTAGAATTCAACCATCCTGGCGGTTGGAATATAATAAGCTATCAATTTAATATTGCAAAGCAAGAGCAACCTCATTTGCCTACGGTAAACGTGAAGCCACCTAATGAACTTACATTCCCAAGGCTCAACCTCATTAGAAACATCACAGGGAATAACCCATACCGCTGGAAAGTGTGCAAAAGATACCGAGGCAAGCTGGTAAATATAATCTCGTCGCCAGCTGTACCAGACATTTATTCGACTCCGCTAAGTAAAATAAAATCTGTAGATGCTGATATAGTATTGGAACATATACCAAAGACGGTTGTAGGCCACCTGCATGCAGAATACGAAAACGGCCTGTTTAGCTACCGAATAGAATGGAAATGGCAAAAGGCTGATATCCAAGAACTCGGTTGGACTTTTGAGATGCCTCATGAATACAATCGGTTTTCATGGAAGCGGCAGGCACTTTGGTCGGTCTACCCGGAGACACACATCGGTCGTCCGAGTGGAACAGCCTTACCCGATAGCGCAAATATGCACCTAACAAATATCAACAGACCCGATGCTTTTGACTTTAACTCGACGAAGTATAACTGCGATTGGGCATCGCTTACGAATTCGCAAGGTCATGGCTTAAAAGTTGAGTTTGCACCTGACCAACGACATCATTGCAAAGGCGGCTTCGGCGAAAATGGGAAATACCAACTCATTGTGAACAAACAATGCAGTCCGCCAAGGGATATTAGCTCAAATGTGGTGCCAGATTTTTACCTTGAGTTGTCGAAAGGCAACGTTATCGAAGGAAACTTTTGGGTGGGCGCAACAAAGACAACTAATAAATAA